A single region of the Chitinophaga niabensis genome encodes:
- a CDS encoding alpha-L-fucosidase: MKKTFLTGCLLLAGLISQAQHEPYVKETDPAVLEKLDQWQDWKFGLMMHWGTYSQWGIVESWSLCPEDEGWTQRKPAGIPYYEYKQKYEALPNTFNPVSFDPAKWAAAAKRAGMKYMVFTTKHHDGFNMFDTKQSDYKITAPNVPFSKDPRADVTKETFNAFRKEGIHIGAYFSKPDWHVNSYWWSYFPPKDRNPSYEISKYPELWKQFSDFTYKQIEELMTGYGKVEILWLDGGWVRPLSMQTKESLSWSKTPPQDQDINMPAIASMARKHQPGLIVVDRSVHGPYENYRTPEQSIPEKPLDYPWETCMTMGGSWSYVPNDQYKRVNVLIHNLVDIVAKGGNYLLNIGPGPDGKWHDEAYRKLDSIGQWMNVNGDAIYGTRSVAPYKDGKVCFTQKKDGTLYAIYLLDENESLPAVIRFGGVTLKKGTKMELLGGKGKVSWKEVDGMIEVKMPSVPLKHAAVIKIKV; the protein is encoded by the coding sequence ATGAAGAAAACTTTCTTAACAGGCTGCCTTCTCCTGGCAGGCCTTATTTCCCAGGCTCAGCATGAGCCGTATGTAAAAGAAACAGATCCCGCCGTTCTGGAAAAACTGGACCAGTGGCAGGACTGGAAGTTCGGATTAATGATGCACTGGGGCACTTATTCCCAATGGGGCATCGTGGAATCCTGGAGCCTTTGCCCTGAAGATGAAGGCTGGACGCAGCGTAAACCAGCCGGTATTCCCTATTACGAATACAAACAAAAGTATGAGGCCCTGCCCAATACTTTCAACCCGGTGAGCTTTGATCCTGCCAAATGGGCCGCAGCAGCTAAAAGAGCGGGGATGAAGTACATGGTGTTCACTACCAAACACCACGATGGTTTCAACATGTTTGATACTAAACAATCAGATTACAAGATCACTGCACCCAATGTTCCCTTCAGCAAAGATCCCCGCGCAGATGTAACAAAGGAAACATTTAATGCATTCCGCAAGGAAGGTATTCACATCGGTGCTTATTTCTCTAAACCGGACTGGCATGTGAATTCCTACTGGTGGTCTTACTTCCCGCCAAAAGACCGTAATCCCAGTTATGAGATCAGCAAGTACCCGGAGCTTTGGAAACAGTTCAGTGATTTCACTTACAAGCAGATCGAAGAGCTGATGACGGGTTATGGTAAAGTAGAGATCCTTTGGTTAGATGGGGGGTGGGTCCGGCCGTTGAGCATGCAAACAAAAGAATCCCTCTCCTGGAGCAAAACACCTCCGCAGGACCAGGATATCAATATGCCGGCAATTGCCAGCATGGCACGTAAACACCAGCCCGGCCTTATTGTAGTAGACCGTAGTGTGCATGGGCCTTATGAGAACTATCGCACACCGGAACAATCTATTCCTGAAAAGCCGCTGGATTATCCATGGGAAACCTGCATGACCATGGGCGGCTCCTGGTCTTATGTTCCCAATGATCAATACAAACGTGTGAACGTGCTCATCCATAACCTCGTGGATATTGTGGCAAAGGGAGGTAACTACCTGCTGAATATCGGCCCCGGCCCGGATGGCAAATGGCATGATGAAGCATACAGGAAACTGGATAGCATCGGCCAGTGGATGAATGTGAATGGCGATGCTATTTACGGTACACGTTCCGTGGCTCCTTATAAAGACGGGAAAGTATGTTTCACCCAAAAGAAAGACGGAACGCTGTACGCGATCTATCTGCTGGATGAAAATGAAAGCCTGCCCGCTGTGATCCGCTTTGGTGGTGTTACTTTGAAAAAAGGTACTAAGATGGAATTGCTGGGTGGAAAAGGAAAAGTGAGCTGGAAAGAAGTGGATGGAATGATAGAGGTGAAGATGCCTTCGGTACCGCTGAAACATGCGGCGGTTATTAAGATAAAAGTATAA
- a CDS encoding LacI family DNA-binding transcriptional regulator translates to MKDRQNTNKITIYDIAQALNLSASTVSRALQNNPLINEETRSKVQGMATEMGYVPNWIASSLRKKRSNIIGLIVPRTSMYFQSTAISGIQHEAHKYGFSIVIGQSDETVAMEKELVHTFFSLRVDGLLAVSSMFTINFDHFSPFIKNNIPLVFYDRVPTDFPGYSITGDDFKGGFLATEHLIKQGCKRIAHFSGVLTCNLYQQRLAGYKAALARYKIPYDESLIHVHNLTLDAAGEAARQIFASGNIPDGMFSANDTSAVAFIQEARKVGIKVPEQVKVVGYSNDLSSRIISPSLTTIEQSGYKMGEKAVETLVQLINYDEKIKVTKNFVFEVELIQRESSMI, encoded by the coding sequence TTGAAAGATCGTCAGAATACAAATAAAATTACCATCTACGACATAGCCCAGGCCCTTAACCTGAGCGCCTCTACTGTTTCGAGAGCATTGCAGAATAACCCGCTGATCAATGAGGAAACCAGGTCTAAAGTGCAGGGAATGGCTACGGAAATGGGATATGTGCCCAATTGGATAGCCTCCAGTCTTCGTAAAAAACGCTCTAACATTATAGGCCTGATCGTTCCGCGTACCAGCATGTACTTTCAGAGTACGGCCATCAGCGGCATCCAGCACGAAGCCCATAAATATGGTTTCAGCATCGTGATCGGGCAGTCAGACGAAACAGTGGCCATGGAAAAAGAACTGGTGCATACCTTCTTCTCCCTGCGGGTGGATGGCTTGCTGGCAGTATCTTCTATGTTCACTATCAACTTTGACCATTTTTCTCCATTTATCAAAAACAATATTCCACTGGTATTCTATGACCGCGTACCTACGGATTTTCCAGGGTACAGCATTACCGGTGACGATTTTAAAGGAGGTTTCCTGGCCACCGAACACCTGATCAAACAAGGATGCAAACGCATCGCTCATTTCTCCGGGGTTCTGACCTGCAACCTTTACCAGCAAAGGCTGGCCGGCTATAAGGCCGCGCTCGCCAGGTACAAGATCCCTTACGACGAATCCCTCATCCACGTACATAACCTTACACTGGATGCAGCGGGTGAAGCTGCCCGGCAGATCTTTGCCAGCGGAAATATCCCCGACGGGATGTTCTCTGCCAACGATACCTCCGCCGTAGCCTTCATCCAGGAAGCGCGTAAAGTAGGCATCAAAGTACCGGAACAGGTAAAAGTAGTGGGCTACTCCAACGACCTTTCTTCCCGTATCATCAGCCCCTCTCTTACCACTATTGAGCAATCAGGGTATAAAATGGGAGAAAAAGCAGTAGAAACGCTGGTGCAGCTAATTAACTACGACGAGAAGATCAAGGTCACAAAAAATTTCGTGTTCGAGGTTGAATTGATACAACGGGAATCCTCTATGATTTGA
- a CDS encoding HPP family protein has protein sequence MKHRIKRTYRIARYVIYRETLVDKKDIAWSFLGAFLGVGLIGFLNQYYLPVRDNLFVLGSFGASAVLIYGHTQSPLAQPRNLIGGHILSAVTGVSICMLIPWPEYEWLAGALAVSCSIVVMQVTKTVHPPGGATALLAVAGSAKIRALGFLYVLSPVASGVFILLLIAFIVNNIPGHRSYPANGKWF, from the coding sequence ATGAAACATCGCATCAAGAGAACTTACCGGATTGCCCGGTATGTGATCTACCGGGAAACGCTGGTGGATAAAAAGGATATCGCGTGGTCTTTCCTGGGGGCTTTCCTGGGTGTAGGGCTGATCGGCTTTTTGAATCAATATTACCTGCCGGTAAGGGATAACCTCTTTGTGTTGGGTTCTTTCGGAGCATCTGCGGTGCTGATCTACGGGCATACCCAAAGTCCGCTGGCCCAGCCCCGGAACCTGATAGGAGGGCATATACTGAGTGCTGTTACGGGGGTGAGTATCTGTATGCTGATACCCTGGCCGGAATATGAATGGCTGGCAGGGGCTTTGGCGGTTTCCTGCTCCATTGTGGTGATGCAGGTGACCAAAACGGTACATCCGCCGGGAGGGGCTACGGCTTTACTGGCAGTGGCGGGGAGTGCCAAGATCCGGGCTTTGGGTTTTCTGTATGTGCTGAGCCCTGTAGCATCCGGGGTGTTTATCCTGCTGTTGATCGCTTTTATTGTTAATAACATTCCGGGGCACAGGAGTTACCCGGCAAACGGGAAATGGTTCTGA
- a CDS encoding zinc-dependent metalloprotease — translation MHLQPRMTAVLAGMMCATCLLTTAPAEAQRKKKESTPVPAATPAKDTTARPPMMGPGAPKPGPKKFSEVITPKAKADSGMFNVYKLDDKFFVEIPDRLLGRDILVVNRISKSAADTRVGMMGFGGDQINENVIRFEKGPNNRIFLKNISFSERSKDSTQPMFNSVMNSNIQPIAASFDIKAFSKDNNGSVLDFTDYINSDNDILYFDGGLKSALKLGMPQSDKSYIQDVRSYPENLEIKTVKTYTKSGGPSGPGMPPAPGGNATLELNSSLVMLPAVPMQPRYFDPRVGYFATSVTDFDADPQGVKRLSMITRWRLEPKEEDMEKFRKGELVEPKKQIVFYIDPATPAKWRKYLIQGVNDWQGAFEQAGFKNAIVAKMAPTPQEDSTWSLEDARYSAIVYKPSEVPNASGPHVHDPRSGEILESHINWYHNVMRLLRNWYFIQAAPNDDRARKMQFDDELMGELIRFVSSHEVGHTLGLRHNFGSSSAYPVEKLRDKEWVKKNGHAASIMDYARFNYIAQPGDGITGADLYPRINFYDKWAIEWGYKLIPGTDADSEKKTLNQWTINRLQDKKFWFGTESNPDDPRSQNEDLGDDAMKASAYGIKNLQRIVPNLMAWTRQEGEGYSNLDELYKEVYGQYFRYMGHVAKNIGGIYETPKTVEQSGAIYEFVPKAKQKEAVQFLQANLFTTPTWLVNKDIYSRIKASPVTTIQSMQESALSRLLSTNTLLKMLNAEAVENNTYTVTEYMNDLKKGIFSEIYTRKPIDIYRRNLQKAYITSLTNLLKAPEVPAGLPAAFASMFPNPTKTDVTSVARATLVPLRTEIRNAAAGAADNLSRYHLQDLAERISVALDPK, via the coding sequence ATGCATTTACAACCCAGAATGACCGCTGTCCTGGCAGGTATGATGTGCGCAACCTGTTTGCTCACAACCGCCCCGGCAGAGGCGCAGCGTAAGAAAAAAGAGAGCACTCCCGTACCTGCAGCCACTCCCGCAAAAGACACTACAGCCCGCCCCCCTATGATGGGACCCGGCGCTCCTAAACCAGGACCTAAAAAGTTCTCCGAAGTGATCACGCCAAAGGCCAAAGCTGACTCCGGCATGTTCAATGTCTATAAACTGGACGATAAGTTCTTCGTGGAAATACCTGACAGGCTCCTCGGAAGAGACATCCTGGTGGTAAACCGCATTTCCAAATCAGCCGCAGACACACGCGTGGGCATGATGGGCTTCGGCGGAGACCAGATCAATGAAAATGTGATCCGCTTCGAAAAAGGACCCAACAACCGCATCTTCCTTAAAAATATCTCTTTCTCAGAAAGATCTAAGGATTCTACCCAACCAATGTTCAATTCAGTAATGAATTCCAACATTCAGCCCATTGCCGCGTCTTTCGATATCAAAGCTTTTTCTAAAGACAACAACGGCTCTGTACTTGATTTTACAGATTATATCAACAGCGATAACGATATCCTCTATTTCGACGGCGGTCTGAAATCCGCGCTGAAACTGGGTATGCCTCAGTCTGACAAATCCTACATCCAGGATGTTCGCTCCTATCCTGAGAACCTGGAGATCAAAACTGTTAAAACTTACACCAAAAGCGGCGGCCCCTCCGGCCCTGGTATGCCTCCTGCTCCAGGTGGCAACGCCACCCTGGAACTGAACAGCTCCCTGGTAATGTTACCTGCTGTTCCCATGCAACCACGCTATTTTGATCCCCGTGTTGGTTACTTCGCTACCAGCGTTACTGACTTTGATGCTGATCCCCAGGGCGTAAAAAGACTTTCTATGATCACCCGCTGGCGCCTTGAGCCTAAGGAGGAAGACATGGAGAAGTTCCGCAAAGGCGAACTGGTAGAACCAAAGAAACAGATCGTATTCTATATCGACCCTGCTACCCCCGCCAAATGGCGTAAATACCTGATCCAGGGGGTGAACGACTGGCAGGGCGCTTTCGAGCAGGCTGGTTTCAAAAACGCGATCGTAGCTAAAATGGCCCCCACTCCACAGGAAGATTCTACCTGGAGCCTGGAAGATGCCCGTTATTCCGCTATCGTATACAAACCCTCTGAAGTTCCTAACGCCAGCGGCCCTCACGTACACGATCCCCGTTCCGGTGAAATACTGGAAAGCCATATCAACTGGTACCATAACGTAATGCGCCTGCTGCGTAACTGGTATTTCATCCAGGCCGCTCCTAACGACGACCGCGCACGTAAAATGCAGTTTGATGATGAATTGATGGGCGAACTGATCCGCTTTGTATCTTCTCACGAAGTAGGTCACACTTTAGGTCTCCGCCACAACTTCGGCTCCAGCTCTGCTTACCCGGTTGAAAAACTGCGTGATAAAGAATGGGTGAAGAAGAACGGTCACGCCGCTTCTATCATGGACTATGCACGTTTTAACTACATCGCACAGCCTGGAGACGGTATCACCGGTGCAGACCTCTATCCCCGTATTAATTTCTACGATAAATGGGCCATCGAATGGGGTTACAAACTGATCCCCGGTACAGATGCTGATTCAGAAAAGAAAACCCTGAACCAGTGGACCATCAACCGCCTGCAGGACAAGAAATTCTGGTTCGGTACAGAAAGCAATCCCGACGACCCACGTTCTCAGAACGAAGACCTTGGCGATGATGCCATGAAAGCCAGCGCCTATGGTATTAAGAACCTGCAGCGCATTGTTCCTAACCTCATGGCCTGGACCCGCCAGGAAGGAGAAGGATATAGTAACCTGGATGAATTGTACAAAGAAGTATACGGCCAGTATTTCCGCTACATGGGCCACGTTGCCAAAAACATCGGCGGGATCTACGAAACGCCTAAGACGGTAGAACAAAGCGGTGCCATCTATGAGTTTGTGCCTAAAGCCAAACAAAAAGAAGCCGTGCAGTTCTTACAGGCTAACCTCTTCACCACCCCAACATGGCTGGTGAACAAGGATATCTACAGCCGCATTAAGGCCAGCCCTGTTACTACTATCCAGTCTATGCAGGAATCTGCCCTCAGCCGTTTACTGAGCACCAACACGCTCCTGAAAATGCTGAATGCTGAAGCCGTAGAAAACAACACCTATACCGTTACGGAATACATGAACGACCTGAAAAAAGGTATTTTCAGCGAGATCTATACCCGTAAACCAATAGACATCTACAGAAGGAACCTGCAAAAAGCATACATCACCAGCCTCACGAACCTCCTGAAAGCTCCGGAAGTACCGGCTGGCCTGCCTGCTGCCTTTGCATCTATGTTCCCGAACCCAACTAAAACAGACGTTACCAGCGTTGCCCGTGCAACCCTCGTACCATTGCGTACAGAGATCCGTAACGCAGCTGCCGGCGCAGCAGACAATCTGAGCCGTTATCACCTGCAGGACCTCGCTGAACGTATCAGCGTAGCCCTGGACCCTAAATAA
- a CDS encoding MotA/TolQ/ExbB proton channel family protein, producing the protein MLGNSANFQGGNPDNHPVEAGIGKWFGTVHKGGVIVPILISTLLICLTFVIERFLYLAKAKGKFSGSELVRKVQYHLANKNVDAALAECDKQKGSVGNVLKAGLKKYKEMISNTELDTDQKILTIKNEIEETTALELPMMEKNLVFLSTIASVATLLGLFGTVLGMIKAFASMSNTGAPDSAQLALGISEALINTALGIGTSAVAIIMYNYFTTNIDSITYAIDESGFTLTQSFAANHK; encoded by the coding sequence GTGTTAGGAAACAGCGCAAACTTTCAAGGCGGTAATCCGGACAATCACCCAGTTGAAGCAGGTATCGGCAAATGGTTTGGTACTGTACACAAAGGTGGTGTTATTGTGCCTATCCTGATCTCTACCTTGTTGATCTGTCTGACTTTCGTAATCGAGCGTTTCCTGTACCTGGCGAAAGCTAAAGGTAAATTCAGCGGTTCTGAGCTGGTACGTAAAGTACAATATCACCTGGCTAACAAGAATGTTGACGCGGCTTTGGCTGAGTGCGACAAACAAAAAGGTTCAGTTGGTAACGTTCTGAAAGCTGGTCTGAAGAAGTACAAGGAAATGATCAGCAATACAGAGCTGGATACTGATCAAAAGATCCTGACCATTAAGAATGAAATCGAGGAAACTACAGCATTGGAACTGCCAATGATGGAGAAAAACCTGGTATTCCTGTCAACTATCGCTTCTGTGGCTACCCTGTTGGGTCTGTTCGGTACGGTATTGGGGATGATCAAGGCGTTCGCGTCTATGTCCAACACAGGTGCTCCGGATTCTGCACAGCTGGCACTTGGTATCTCTGAAGCATTGATTAACACGGCTTTAGGTATCGGTACTTCCGCTGTAGCGATCATCATGTACAACTACTTTACTACCAATATCGATAGCATCACTTACGCTATTGACGAATCTGGCTTTACTTTGACACAATCATTCGCTGCTAACCACAAATAA
- a CDS encoding ExbD/TolR family protein, whose protein sequence is MPKIKMPRKSTLIDMTAMCDVAFLLLTFFMLATKFKPDEPVAVVTPSSINTQLLPDSDVILLTVDKDGRVFFSMDGQPKRKQLIEDLNTNFKLGLEDKEIRNFMVGSSVGTDFKNLKKVLDMTADERKNSKAETGIPMDSTNNELAIWIDYARSAQVATVGNANKLKYCIKADNDTPYPVIKRILDTFKEKKIQKLNLVTNLEAKPAGSAAAIFEQQEQNKQ, encoded by the coding sequence ATGCCAAAGATAAAAATGCCCAGGAAAAGCACACTCATCGACATGACTGCGATGTGTGATGTGGCCTTCCTGTTGCTGACTTTCTTCATGCTGGCGACCAAGTTCAAACCGGACGAACCGGTGGCTGTGGTTACTCCGTCTTCTATCAACACACAATTACTGCCGGATTCCGATGTGATACTTTTAACAGTTGACAAGGATGGCAGAGTGTTTTTCAGTATGGACGGCCAGCCTAAGAGAAAGCAGCTCATAGAAGACCTGAATACAAATTTCAAGTTGGGCCTGGAGGATAAAGAAATCCGGAACTTCATGGTAGGTTCAAGCGTTGGTACAGACTTCAAGAACCTGAAAAAGGTACTGGATATGACGGCTGACGAGCGGAAGAATTCAAAAGCGGAAACAGGTATTCCCATGGATTCTACCAATAATGAACTCGCTATCTGGATCGATTATGCCCGTTCAGCGCAGGTTGCCACTGTAGGTAACGCCAACAAGCTGAAATACTGTATAAAGGCAGATAATGATACGCCTTATCCGGTTATCAAGAGGATCCTGGACACCTTCAAAGAGAAGAAGATCCAGAAACTGAACCTGGTAACCAACCTTGAGGCTAAACCGGCTGGTTCTGCTGCTGCTATTTTTGAGCAACAGGAACAGAACAAGCAGTAG
- a CDS encoding ExbD/TolR family protein, whose amino-acid sequence MDTSSKGGGKHDKGTKSKKLSTRVDMTPMVDLGFLLITFFMLTTTMSKPKTMDLIMPKETEKEEEQNKVKESTALTILLGKKDQVYYYEGLAQDPNASSNPDFFKATTFSNTSGIRDVIIKKRDEVARLRNYKGEPEDVVVIIKADDGSTYKNFVDLLDEMAINRIQRYATVDISDQDKQWIKSTETSNGIQ is encoded by the coding sequence ATGGATACCAGTAGTAAGGGTGGCGGGAAACATGACAAAGGGACGAAATCGAAGAAACTTTCGACTCGTGTTGACATGACTCCGATGGTGGATCTGGGTTTTCTCCTGATTACCTTCTTCATGTTGACTACTACGATGTCTAAGCCCAAGACCATGGATCTGATCATGCCTAAGGAAACGGAGAAGGAGGAAGAGCAGAACAAAGTGAAAGAGAGTACTGCCCTCACGATCCTCTTAGGTAAGAAAGACCAGGTTTACTACTACGAGGGATTGGCGCAAGACCCCAATGCCTCCAGTAACCCGGACTTCTTTAAAGCAACTACGTTCTCAAATACCAGCGGCATCCGCGATGTGATCATCAAAAAGCGTGATGAAGTGGCAAGGTTACGTAACTATAAAGGAGAACCAGAAGATGTGGTTGTCATTATCAAAGCAGATGATGGCTCTACATACAAGAACTTTGTAGATTTATTGGATGAAATGGCAATCAACCGTATTCAACGTTACGCAACGGTGGATATCAGCGACCAGGACAAGCAATGGATCAAGTCTACTGAAACCTCTAACGGGATCCAGTAG
- a CDS encoding energy transducer TonB gives MDSAKILKADFLDILFEDRNKNYGAYELRKKYDKRVRNSILGTAALALLIVGSYLVYINLSANDSDKNLKPVVEDIKLEDVKLPDDPKTPPPPPPPPAPPPPVKPSVQFTPPVIKKDEEVKAEEELVKLDEIKDKAVSTKTVEGDPNGIDPGLINDSKGTGVVEAPPPPPKEEIFTFVEQPPTFPGGDEALNKYLSNNIRYPHLATENGIFGTIFVSFVVDSEGQIKDVKTVGAPKGGGLEEEAIRVVKKMPKWKPGKQNGRQVSVQFNLPIRFTLQDQ, from the coding sequence ATGGATTCAGCTAAAATCCTTAAGGCCGATTTTCTTGACATCCTGTTTGAAGACAGGAACAAGAACTACGGTGCTTATGAGCTTCGCAAGAAGTACGACAAGCGCGTGCGGAATTCCATCTTAGGTACAGCTGCTCTGGCATTATTGATCGTTGGTTCTTACCTGGTTTATATCAACCTGAGTGCTAACGACAGCGATAAGAACCTGAAGCCTGTAGTTGAAGATATCAAGCTGGAGGACGTGAAGTTACCGGACGATCCGAAAACGCCGCCTCCGCCGCCTCCGCCACCTGCTCCACCGCCACCAGTGAAGCCTTCAGTGCAATTCACGCCGCCGGTGATCAAGAAAGATGAAGAAGTAAAAGCGGAAGAAGAATTGGTTAAACTGGACGAGATCAAGGATAAAGCCGTATCTACTAAAACAGTAGAAGGTGACCCGAACGGTATCGACCCAGGATTGATCAATGACAGTAAAGGTACCGGTGTGGTAGAAGCACCGCCTCCGCCGCCGAAGGAAGAGATCTTCACATTCGTGGAGCAACCTCCAACCTTCCCGGGTGGTGACGAAGCGCTCAACAAGTACCTGAGCAATAACATCCGTTATCCGCATCTGGCAACAGAGAACGGTATCTTCGGTACCATTTTCGTATCCTTTGTGGTTGACTCAGAAGGTCAGATCAAGGATGTGAAAACGGTAGGTGCACCCAAAGGTGGTGGTCTTGAAGAAGAAGCCATCCGCGTGGTGAAGAAAATGCCGAAGTGGAAACCAGGTAAGCAAAATGGACGCCAGGTATCTGTGCAGTTCAACTTGCCGATCCGGTTCACTTTGCAAGATCAGTAA
- the mnmE gene encoding tRNA uridine-5-carboxymethylaminomethyl(34) synthesis GTPase MnmE, which yields MIGKLGGHDDTIVAIATAPGIGAIAVIRLSGTAAIAITSKLFPSKDLAAQPGHTLHFGALHFEGKVIDEVVVSLYHAPRSYTGEEVVEISCHGSPYIQAQIVEACIASGARMAKPGEFTQRAFLNGKLDLTQAESVADLIASNTAASHQTAIQQMRGGFSRELQALREQLIRFSALIELELDFSQEDVEFADRSALYQLVEAALVEVAQLVKSFKAGNVIKNGVNTAIIGRPNAGKSTLLNTLLNENRAIVSDIAGTTRDTIEEVLNIGGILFRLIDTAGIRESSDLIESIGVAKSLEKMREAGIVIYLFDVAELSAAEVLAQVASFEAEGISYLLVGNKVDLLADAETKFSSIPGILFISAKDHSRVDALRERLVAAVMGGSVNTENTIITNVRHYTALQEVYSSLQDVKRGMDEGLPGDLLALDIRRCLFYLADIAGEVTNEDRLDYIFSKFCIGK from the coding sequence ATGATTGGAAAGTTAGGAGGTCATGATGATACGATAGTTGCGATTGCAACTGCACCCGGGATCGGGGCTATTGCAGTGATCCGTTTGAGCGGGACTGCTGCGATTGCTATTACTTCAAAGCTATTTCCCTCTAAGGACCTGGCTGCGCAGCCCGGGCATACATTGCATTTTGGGGCTTTGCATTTTGAAGGGAAAGTTATTGACGAAGTAGTGGTTAGCCTGTATCATGCTCCCCGCTCCTATACGGGAGAAGAGGTAGTGGAGATTTCGTGCCATGGCTCACCTTATATACAGGCGCAGATTGTTGAGGCCTGTATAGCATCGGGGGCGCGTATGGCTAAGCCGGGGGAGTTCACACAAAGAGCATTTCTGAACGGTAAGCTGGATTTGACGCAGGCAGAATCCGTGGCAGACCTGATTGCCAGTAATACGGCCGCATCTCATCAAACAGCCATCCAACAAATGCGGGGAGGCTTTTCCCGTGAACTGCAGGCTTTGCGGGAGCAGTTGATCAGGTTCTCAGCACTGATAGAACTGGAATTGGATTTCAGCCAGGAAGATGTAGAGTTTGCGGACCGGTCTGCTCTTTACCAGTTAGTGGAGGCTGCGTTGGTGGAGGTTGCTCAGTTGGTTAAGTCTTTTAAAGCCGGCAACGTAATCAAGAACGGAGTAAATACTGCCATCATTGGAAGGCCGAATGCGGGCAAGTCTACTTTGCTGAATACATTACTGAATGAAAACCGTGCTATTGTAAGTGATATTGCCGGTACAACCCGTGATACGATTGAGGAGGTGTTGAATATAGGAGGTATCCTTTTCCGCCTGATTGATACGGCGGGGATACGGGAGAGCTCCGATCTTATTGAAAGTATAGGAGTGGCCAAGTCTTTGGAGAAGATGCGGGAAGCGGGGATTGTGATCTACCTCTTTGATGTGGCGGAGCTTTCAGCAGCTGAGGTACTTGCACAGGTGGCTTCATTTGAGGCAGAGGGGATCTCTTATTTACTTGTAGGGAATAAGGTCGATCTTCTAGCAGATGCTGAGACTAAGTTTTCCTCTATTCCTGGGATCCTGTTTATTTCTGCGAAGGATCATTCCCGTGTTGATGCTTTGAGGGAGCGGTTGGTGGCTGCGGTGATGGGAGGTTCTGTCAATACAGAGAATACGATCATTACCAATGTGCGGCATTATACGGCTTTGCAGGAAGTGTATTCTTCTTTGCAGGATGTGAAACGTGGGATGGATGAGGGGTTGCCGGGGGATTTGTTGGCGCTGGATATCAGGAGGTGTTTGTTTTACCTGGCGGATATAGCAGGGGAGGTGACGAATGAGGATCGGTTGGATTATATATTTTCGAAGTTTTGTATTGGCAAATAA
- a CDS encoding SRPBCC family protein, whose product MSFQNFSTGNSHSFGGKYVEIKPNEFLKYTIRISLMILTYRVRS is encoded by the coding sequence ATGTCTTTTCAGAATTTTTCCACCGGCAACAGTCATTCATTTGGTGGGAAGTATGTAGAAATTAAACCGAATGAATTTCTGAAATATACGATACGGATCAGTTTGATGATCCTAACTTACCGGGTGAGATCATGA
- a CDS encoding SRPBCC domain-containing protein codes for MTSVWLKKNMAGTEIKVLQEGIPSVIPEEMCYLGWQESLDKLMRLVEPEIPDA; via the coding sequence ATGACGTCTGTATGGCTGAAGAAAAATATGGCAGGTACGGAGATAAAGGTCCTGCAGGAAGGAATTCCTTCTGTTATACCGGAAGAGATGTGTTATTTAGGCTGGCAGGAATCGCTGGATAAGCTGATGAGGCTGGTAGAGCCTGAGATTCCGGATGCCTGA